A stretch of the Apteryx mantelli isolate bAptMan1 chromosome 3, bAptMan1.hap1, whole genome shotgun sequence genome encodes the following:
- the CGREF1 gene encoding cell growth regulator with EF hand domain protein 1 has translation MRNLPVALLALLLPAAWAAPKDGLHRLEPPLAVGLDPSENPLSPEAPALGLLRSAVERLGPPEPGAADLTREQALLYLFALHDHDGSRRLDGLELLQLLSEALAQRDAGRPAPDAVAVLVDRVLETQDLDGDGLLDPSELLLLPGGDRGAPAVGQGVARWPEPGMEPETGTELSDPGQGPAEGQEAPGGAAPPEPEAAPGLGDTAEV, from the exons ATGAGGAACCTGCCCGTGGccctgctggcgctgctgctccCGGCGGCGTGGGCTGCCCCCAAGGATGGGCTGCACCG GCTGGAGCCCCCCCTGGCCGTGGGGCTGGATCCCAGTGAGAACCCGCTGAGCCCAGAGGCCCCTGCGCTGGG gctgctgcggAGCGCCGTGGAGCGCCTGGGGCcgccggagccgggagccgccgACCTGACGCGGGAGCAGG CCCTGCTCTACCTCTTCGCGCTGCACGACCACGACGGCAGCCGGCGCCTGGACGGGCTCGAGCTCCTGCAGCTGCTGAGCGAGGCGCTGGCGCAGCGGGACGCGGGGCGCCCTGCCCCGGACGCG GTGGCCGTGCTCGTGGACCGCGTCCTGGAGACGCAGGACCTGGATGGCGACGGGCTGCTGGACCCCtccgagctgctgctgctgcccggcgGGGACCGGGGTGccccagctgtggggcagggtgTCGCGCGCTGGCCGGAGCCGGGCATGGAGCCGGAAACAGGCACGGAGCTGAGCGAcccggggcagggcccggccgAGGGGCAGGAGGCGccgggcggcgctgcccccccggagcccgaggcggcgccggggctgggggacACTGCTGAGGTCTAG